One stretch of Streptomyces peucetius DNA includes these proteins:
- a CDS encoding ATP-binding protein: MIALPAETCRVRTVRAFVSGLLKCWGVTGPDRDSAVLVVSELAGNAAQHGGSEMTVSVSLTAQDLAIDVVDTGLSTNLPRPRGTYADQEHGRGLGIVECLAEWTDIRTQPDSWRCGVGLRVTRTVAGDVPRAV; the protein is encoded by the coding sequence ATGATCGCCCTCCCCGCGGAGACCTGCCGGGTCCGCACCGTCCGGGCTTTCGTCTCCGGCCTCCTGAAGTGCTGGGGTGTGACCGGTCCGGACCGGGACAGCGCTGTCCTGGTGGTCAGTGAACTGGCCGGCAATGCCGCGCAGCACGGCGGTTCCGAGATGACGGTGAGTGTGTCGCTCACGGCTCAGGATCTGGCCATCGACGTCGTCGACACCGGGCTCTCCACCAACCTGCCCCGCCCCCGCGGAACCTACGCCGACCAGGAACACGGGCGCGGGCTGGGGATCGTCGAGTGTCTGGCCGAGTGGACCGACATCCGTACCCAACCCGACAGCTGGCGCTGCGGCGTCGGACTGCGCGTCACCCGGACCGTCGCCGGGGACGTGCCCCGGGCCGTGTAA